The DNA region CATGACGGCATCAGCGTGGTGCTGACGGGCTCGTCAGAAGATGCGCGGGATACTGAGGCTATTTGCAGACAGATGCCCGGTGGGCGCGTGCAATCGATCGCGGGCCGGACGCGAGTCAGGGAACTCGCAGCCGTCATCAAGAAACTGGACCTGCTCATCTCGGTGGATTCGGGCCCCTGTCACATGGCGGCGGCCTTGGGAACACCGCTGGTGGTAGTATGGGGGCCCGGCAGGCTGGAGCAGACCCGGCCGGTCTCGAGCATCACGCCCGTCCGCTTGGTGCGCCATCCCGTTCCCTGTGCCCCCTGCCAGAGCACTCCGTTGCAAAAAACCTGCCGGCGCAACATCTGCATGGAATTGATCACGCCCGAGGAGGTCTTTGCCGCTGCCCAAAGCCTGCTCACTTCGTTGCCCGGGATTGACCGCCGGGATAAGGAGTGACATGACGAATGAAAAGCGCAAGCTACGTCCTGGGCAATATCATCCCCGAAAGGCCGCCCAAGACGTCGATCCCTCTCCCGGCACTGCCACTGGAGCAGGTGCTGCCGCACTACGACGCCGTTGGACGGCTACTCCTCCTTCAAGGCTGTCAGCGGATCCAGCCGGGCCGCCCGACGGGCCGGTAGATAGCAAGCGAGCACTACAGTTACGGCCAGGAAAACAGGCAAAGCGACAAACGTGGCCGGATCGTGGGGCTGGATGCCGAACAGCATGCTCGACAGGAAGCGGGTGAGCGCCAGAGAGCCGGCGATGCCGGCGCCGATGCCAAGCAACGTGGGCATGACGCTCTGGCTGATGATCAACCGGTAGATCGTGCCTGACTGCGCGCCCAGGGCGATACGGAGGCCGATCTCCCGAGTGCGGCAGCTGACCGCGTACGCCACGACTCCATAAGTGCCGAGCAGAACCAGAGCGAGCGCGCTCAGGGCCAAGCACCCCATCAGCACCGTGTAGAAACGAGGCTGTGCCACCGATTCCCACAGCCGGTCGTTCATGGTTTTGATTCCTTCCGGGATGATGGACTTGTCGATCTGGGCAATCTGAGCGCGCAGGGCAGGAATCAATCTCTCGGGCTTCACCCGTGTTCGGATGGCGATATGTGCGTCGCTGATTCCAAAAGGAGATCCGGGCTGGAGCGTCGAATAGTAGAGACATGGGAGCGACTGCTTATCCAGACCGTAGTGCTTCACATCGGCGACGACTCCCACAATCGAGTTTGGGGGGTCCTTCGGATTCCAACTCTCTATGGTTTTGCCGATAGGGTTCATGCCGGCGAAATAGCGTTTCGCCAGCGATTCATTGATGACCACGACCCTGGGCGTCCTGGCGGTGTCGAGCTCGCTCAAAAAGCGGCCTTCAAGAAGGTGCAGTCTCATGACCATGAAATAGCTGGGGCTCACCTTTGCGAAATCTGCAAGCGCAACCCCACCGTTTTCGGCCCAACCTTCCGGCTGGAAGGTCGCATAGGCCTTGCCGGTCAAGGGCAAGCCGGTTCCGGCGACCGCCACACCTTCAACCTCTGGCAACTTCATCAAGCGCTCGGTCAGCTGTTGATAGAAAGCGGCCTGCTGCGGCCGCTTCGGATATCCTGCATCCGGAAGACGGATTTCCGCGGTGAGAACATTGTTTGGTTCATACCCTGGATCGACCGAAATCAGCGCAATGAAGCTGTGCACGATGAGGCCGCCGGCAACCATCAGCGTCAGCCCGACGGCGACCTGGAAGACAACAAGCGCACCCCTTCCCAAACGAAGCCCGAATCCCGACATCAGGGACCTCTTCGCATCCTTTAAAATGGCCTGCACGTCGGTTTTCGAGGCCTCCCATACCGCAAAGATGCCCATGAACGCGCCGGTCAGGACTGAAACAACCACGGTGAAGGTCAGCACTCTGAAATCGAGTCCGATCACGGACTCGCTGCGCAGCTTCATGGGGCTGAAAACGACAAACAAACGGACTGCCCAATAAGACCAGACGCTCCCCAGTGCGCCACCCAGGAGCGAGAGGAGCAGGCTTTCGGCAAGCGATTGGCGTATGAGCATCCCTCGCGTGGCACCGAGTGCAGTCCGGATGGCGAATTCCTTCTCCCGGGTTCGGGAGCGTGCCGCCATAAGATTGGCCAGATTGGCGCAAGCGATGAGCAGGACCACTGCAACCGCCGTGAAAAGAACGGTCAGGGCCACCCGGGTCTCTCGGGCCAATACGTCATGAAGCGGGGACAGATATACAACACTGGGGCCGGCCTCGCCGTACGACCCCGGGCTTAATGCATGTTTGATCGCGTTGACTTCAGCCAGAGCCTGCTGGGGCGTGATCCCGTCGCGGAGACGCGCGATGGCACGCCACATGTATCCACGGCCCTGCGGCACCATGGGAACCCATATTTGGGCCTGGCCCTCGGGAAAGCTGAATTTCGGAGGCATGACGCCAACGATCCCATAGCTTTTGCCACTGAGGGTGACCACCTTTCCCATCAGCGATTTGTCGCCGGCAAACCGTTTCATCCAGAGATCATGGCCAATCAAGGCGACGAAACTCTTCCCTTTTTGTTCCTCCTCGTCACGGAAAACCCGGCCAAACTGCGCGCGCACCCCGAGAACTCTGAAAATCGACGGTGAAACATAAGCGGCAACGATCGTCTCCGGATTCCCGGCCCCGGTCAATTCGAGGTTTTGAACATAAAACTGGGCCACGGCGGCGATGGTGTCGGACCGTTCCCGCAGGGCCCTGTAAATCTCCTCGTCGAGAAACTCCCGCTGCGCCATGATGCGATTGTCGTTACCGAGCGCCACAATCCGGTCGGGATCGCGATAGGGCAAAGGCCGGATCAAGACCGCATCGGCTATGCTGAAGACGGTGGTGTTGGCGCCTATGCCCACCACGAGCGTCAGCACGGCGGTTGCGGTAAACCCGGGACTCCGGCGCATCAGCCGGAAGGCATAGCGAAGGTCTCTGAGCGCGGTCTCGATGAAAGGAATTCCCCGCTGGTCGCGATACGCCTCTTTTGTCTGTTCCAGCCCGCCGAGCGCAAAACGCGCCTGCCGCCGCGCTTCCTCAGGCGACAGGCCGGCGCGCAAACTAGCCTCTATCAGCATCTCCAGGTGGCACTGGAGCTCCTCGTCCAGTCGCCCGTCTTGCTTTCGTTTCCGAAAGACCGACAGCAACCGGCACAAAATCTCACGGAGCAAGGCCATGGCATTCCCCGAGCCTGAATCATTCATAAAGCAGAAGCTCACGTCCGTGAAAAGCAACAAAATTGTACGCGGATGAACGCGGGCAGGAGCTCCTGCACGCCGACCAAAGCCGAACCGTCGGCGCTTGTCAGCGTCTTTCCGCGTCCAAAACTGCATTTTGGTCGCATATTCATGAATAGCCCGAGTTAGGTTTCCGCCTGAAACAGGCGTGCCATGATGCCGGTCATTCTCTCCCAGTTCTGAGTCTCGACTTCCAGCTGCTTGCGTCCGGCCCGCGTGAGGCTGTAATAGCGTGCGCGACGGTTGTTCTCCGACCGGCCCCACTCGGACTTGATCCAGTCGCGCTGCTCCAGCCGCAGGAGGGCCGGATAGAGCGTGCCCTGATTGAGTTGCAGGACGTTCTGCGAGATCTGCAGGATCCGCTGGGCAATCCCGTAACCGTGCGTGGGCCCCAGCGTCTCGAGGGTCTTCAGGACCATGAGGTCGAGGGTTCCCTGCAAGACATCCGCCTTTTCAGTGGTCATGGAGATATCTCCTTTGGATCTGTTGATTGTCTACAAATCACCTTAGCTGAGAGTTCTGTTGATAGTCAACAGGAAAATGAAAAAGCGGTCGCGGATAACACGAATTTTGATGCCGGGGAGCGATTTGCGGTAAAATCGCCGGAGTCATCCCTGGGCCGCGCTGCCGGAATATAGGAGTATCGATATGATATCTGACGAGATGCAGGATCCCCGCGACGCTGAAACCACCGTCGACCCCCTGAACCGCAGAGAGTTTCTGAAGGTTCTGGGACCCGGCGTCTATATTTTCTTTTGTCTCGAAGACCTCCTTGCCTTCCCGCAGGGGCGGGGCGGCGGCAGCAGCTACCCCGAGGATTTCAATGCCTATCTCAAGATCGATGCGGATGGGCGGGTGACCTGCTTCTCCGGCAAGATCGAGATGGGGCAAGGGATCATCGCGGCTCTGGCTCAAATGCTTGCCGAGGAACTCGAGGTCTCGTACGACTCGATCACGATGATCATGGGAGACACCAGGCTCTGCCCGCCGGACGGCGGCACCAACGGGTCCCGCAGCGTGAGGTACTTCGGTCCGGCGCTGCGAGCCGCCGGCGCGGAAGCGAGGGAGGTCTTGCTGCAGCTCGCCGCAGAGAATCTCCAACTTCCGGTGGAACGCCTGGCAGCGAAGAACGGCGTGGTCAGCGATAAGACCAATGCGGCGAAAAAAGTCTCCTACGGAGCTCTTGCACAGGGGAAAAGGATCGAAAGACATCTGGCGAAGAAACCAGACCTGAAGCCACCCTCGGCGTTTCAGGTCTGCGGGAAATCGCTGCCGCGTCCGGATCGGACGGAGAAGGTCACGGGCAAGGCGAAGTTTGCCGGCGACATCCGCTTGCCGGGGATGCTTTACGGAAGGGTTTTGCGGCCTCCCGCCCATGGT from Terriglobia bacterium includes:
- a CDS encoding ABC transporter permease, which codes for MNDSGSGNAMALLREILCRLLSVFRKRKQDGRLDEELQCHLEMLIEASLRAGLSPEEARRQARFALGGLEQTKEAYRDQRGIPFIETALRDLRYAFRLMRRSPGFTATAVLTLVVGIGANTTVFSIADAVLIRPLPYRDPDRIVALGNDNRIMAQREFLDEEIYRALRERSDTIAAVAQFYVQNLELTGAGNPETIVAAYVSPSIFRVLGVRAQFGRVFRDEEEQKGKSFVALIGHDLWMKRFAGDKSLMGKVVTLSGKSYGIVGVMPPKFSFPEGQAQIWVPMVPQGRGYMWRAIARLRDGITPQQALAEVNAIKHALSPGSYGEAGPSVVYLSPLHDVLARETRVALTVLFTAVAVVLLIACANLANLMAARSRTREKEFAIRTALGATRGMLIRQSLAESLLLSLLGGALGSVWSYWAVRLFVVFSPMKLRSESVIGLDFRVLTFTVVVSVLTGAFMGIFAVWEASKTDVQAILKDAKRSLMSGFGLRLGRGALVVFQVAVGLTLMVAGGLIVHSFIALISVDPGYEPNNVLTAEIRLPDAGYPKRPQQAAFYQQLTERLMKLPEVEGVAVAGTGLPLTGKAYATFQPEGWAENGGVALADFAKVSPSYFMVMRLHLLEGRFLSELDTARTPRVVVINESLAKRYFAGMNPIGKTIESWNPKDPPNSIVGVVADVKHYGLDKQSLPCLYYSTLQPGSPFGISDAHIAIRTRVKPERLIPALRAQIAQIDKSIIPEGIKTMNDRLWESVAQPRFYTVLMGCLALSALALVLLGTYGVVAYAVSCRTREIGLRIALGAQSGTIYRLIISQSVMPTLLGIGAGIAGSLALTRFLSSMLFGIQPHDPATFVALPVFLAVTVVLACYLPARRAARLDPLTALKEE
- a CDS encoding PadR family transcriptional regulator; amino-acid sequence: MTTEKADVLQGTLDLMVLKTLETLGPTHGYGIAQRILQISQNVLQLNQGTLYPALLRLEQRDWIKSEWGRSENNRRARYYSLTRAGRKQLEVETQNWERMTGIMARLFQAET